The Aerococcaceae bacterium DSM 111021 region CTCGTGTTGCGTTCTTTTATAAAGCGTTTAATTCTTCAATTCTTTCAGTAACTGCAGCTAATTGCTTGTTATAATCAGCTTCCTTTTCGCGTTCTTCTTTAACAACTGCTTCAGGCGCTTTTTTAATAAAGTTTTCGTTACCTAATTTTTTAACTAAACGTTCAACTTCTTTTTCTAATTTAGCTTTTTCTTGCTCTAATCGTTTAATTTCATCTTCGATTTTAATTAATCCTTCTAACGGCATTAAGATTTGAGCAAATGCCAATGTTTGTGTTACAACTTCGCTTGGCGTAGTTACCTCGCTACCAATCTCTAATTTTTCTGGATTACAGAACCTGTGAATGTAAGCAATATTCTCTTCTAAAACTTTACGAGTTGAATCGTCACTTACTTTAATATATAAATCAACAGCTTTAGAAAGAGGCGTATTCATTTCATTACGAATTTGACGAACTGAACGAATAATCTCAATCAGTTTAGTCATCGCTTCTTCACTATCTTTATCCATGAACTTATCTTGAACAACTGGATAGCTTGAAACTACAATTGATTCGTCTGCTGGAGCTATTTGTTGCCAAATCTCTTCCGTTACGAATGGCATAATTGGATGTAATAAGCGTAAGAATTGGTCTAATACATAGATTAAAATACTCTTAGTTGTTGTATTATCAGTACTCTCATCTTGTAAGTTTTCTTTCGTCATCTCAATATACCAGTCACAGTAATCATCCCAGATAAAGTGGTATAATACTCTTCCAGCTTCACCAAAATCAAATTTATCGAATAAACGTGTCACTGTCTCAGTCACTGTCTGTAAACGAGATAAGATCCAATGGTCTGCAAGTGTCATGTCATCCCCAATGGTAATTTCATCAATAGTCATGTCACCAACGTTCATTAATACATAACGGCTCGCATTCCAAATCTTATTAATGAAATTCCATGCCGCAGATACTTTTTCAGGAATATAACGAACATCTTGACCAGGTGCTGATCCATTAGCTAAGAACCAACGTAATGCATCTACTCCATGTTCTTCAATAACGTCCATTGGATCAATTCCGTTACCTAGGGACTTACTCATCTTAAGTCCGTCAGAATCACGTATTAATCCATGCATCAAAACATTTTTAAATGGCTTTTCTCCAGTAAACTCCAATGATTGGAAAATCATTCGGCTAACCCAAAATGGTAGTATATCGTAACCAGTTACTAAGGTATTTGTAGGGAAATATCTAGCTAGATCTGGTGTTTCTTCCGGCCAACCCATAGTAGAAAATGGCCATAATGCAGAAGAGAACCATGTATCTAACACATCTGGATCACGTTCCCAATTGGACTCATCCTCGGGCGCTTCCTCACCAACATATACTTCACCGGTTTCTTTATGGTGCCAAGCAGGAATTTGATGTCCCCACCACAATTGACGCGAAATAACCCAATCATGTACATTTTCCATCCAAGTGATGAATGTTGAATTAAATCTTTCTGGGAAGAATTCTACCGCTGTTTCTGAGCTTTGTTTATCAATCGCTTGTTTAGCTAACGGCTCCATCTTAACGAACCATTGAGTTGATAGGTAAGGTTCTACTACCGCTCCACTACGCTCAGAGTGTCCAACACTATGTACGATTTCTTCGATTTTAACTAAGTAACCTTGTTCTTCTAAATCTTTAACCACTGCTTTACGTGCTTCAAAACGGTCCATTCCGTCGTACTTACCACCATTTTTGTTAATTGATCCATCTTTATGCATCACGTTTAAACGTGGTAAGTCATGACGATTACCCACTTCAAAGTCATTAGGATCATGAGCGGGTGTTATCTTTACAACCCCTGTTCCAAATTCACGTTCAACATACTCATCGGCAACAACTGGAATTTCTCGGTCCATAAGTGGTAACATAACTGTTTTACCAATTAAGTGTTGATAACGGTCATCTTCAGGGTGAACTGCAATCGCCGTATCACCTAACATTGTTTCTGGTCGTGTTGTTGCAATTTCTACTCTTTCATCTGATCCTACTACTGGATATTCCACGTGGTAAAATGCACCTTGAACGTCTTTATGAATAACTTCGATATCAGATAACGCTGTTTGGGCAACTGGGTCCCAGTTAATAATATATTCACCACGATAAATTAAATCTTTTTCGTATAATTTAACGAATACTTTATTTACAGCTTTGTTTAAACCTTCATCTAAAGTAAAACGCTCACGAGAATAGTCTACGGAAACGCCCATTTTGGCCCATTGTTCACGAATATGAGAAGCATACTCCTCTTTCCATTCCCACGTTTTCTCTAAGAATTTCTCACGACCTAAGTCATGTCTTGATACACCTTGTTCACGTAATCTTTCCTCAACTTTTGCTTGAGTAGCGATTCCGGCATGGTCCATCCCTGGTAACCATAATGTATCGAATCCTTGCATACGTTTTTGACGTATGATCATATCTTGTAACGTTACATCCCATGCATGTCCCAAATGGAGTTTACCTGTGACATTTGGTGGTGGTATAACGATTGAATATGGTTCCGCATTAGGATCTTCACTTGGTTTAAATACACCTTTTTCTAGCCATTGTTCATATTTACCCGCTTCAACTTCTTGCGGTTGATACTTTGTAGATAATTCTTTCTTGCTCATTATCTCAGTCCTTTCTTTGTATGAATGCCTATTTATGCACTTTATTTCGACGGTACTTTATGATTTTTTTCAATAAAAAAGGCCCTATGTTAAACATAGGACGATGTTATCGTGGTACCACCTAATTTAATGATTGCTCATTCTCTTTGTTATTATCGAAGTGACATCTCCGTAAAGCACTCAGGAAATCCATCGCACTTTATTGCTCCAAGCTACCTTCATCAACAGTAGGAACTTTCACCATTCGTTCCCTCTCTTTAGTGTTTGTTGATTACTCTTCTCTTCATCGCAAAGTATTAAAATATAGTAACAGTGTATCAAATCTAGTGTCATTCTACAAGTAGACGATGACTTCATTTTCGCTAGTTTTAAGTTAATATTGTTCGGTTATTCATTCACGCTTAATTATAAATCCGATGTCGTTCTCAAACATTATCTAACTCTAATTGATTAAAAACGTTTGATAATGTGTCTTCAAACGTTAGCACTCCTTGGTGGTTTGCTTGTATCAACGTTTTATTGATTACGACCAAATTATCACCACTAAAGTAATTGACTAAACCAGCTGCTGGATATACAACAAGGGATGTTCCCCCGATAATCAACATATCAGCTTTCTGGATAGCTTTAACCGCACTATTAAGTACATCTTCATCTAAGCCTTCTTGATATAAAACTACATTCGGTCGAACAATACCGCTATCATATGGACATCTTGGAATCCCATTAGAATCTCTTTCAAGTTCTTCAACAGTAAAATGCTCATGGCAATTTAAGCAATAATTATCACGCACTGTACCATGTAATTCATGAACTTTAGTACTCCCAGCATCTTGATGAAGACCGTCAATATTTTGTGTAATGACATTCACTTCTTTACCAACAGATTCAAGATCAGCAATAAATTGGTGCGTAGAATTTGGTTTTGCATCAGGATATATGAGTTTATCAAAATAAAATTCAAAAAATACTTTTGGATGTTGTTCAAAAAAAGAGCGAGAAATAATTTCTTCAGGCGAATACTGGTAGCCTGTATCTTGGACAAAAATCCCTTCAGCTGAACGGAAATCAGGTATGCCACTTTCTGTTGATACACCTGCTCCCCCAAAGAAGACGATGCGTTGCGATTCATTAATTTGTTGTTGTAACTTTTGAATGTTTTTCATGACAGCCTCCTTATAAGCCTTCTTGCTGTATACTATTAAAACACTCCACTTTTTATGCAATCAGCTTTGCTGAAAAGTAGAGTGTTAATTTAGTAACGTTCATAATTTTTAAATAACTCTTCTAAATCTGTAATTTCTTTCTGGAGCCTTTCTCCAACCGTTGTTTCTTTAACTTTAGTACGATTTTCTACTCGATCGACTAAACGTTTTACAGAAACAATATCCTTTTTATTCATGACCGCATCATCAATAGAGTCAAAAGGTTGATGCGCTACTAACTGCATTCCCCAACTATTAGATAGTAACGTATAACCCGCAATCCCAGTTTGAGAATGGTAAGCTTTAGAAAAACCTCCATCAATCACAATCAATCTTCCATTACCTTTAATTGGACTCTCACCATCTTTAGCTTTTACTGGTGTATGGCCATTAATGATGTGTGCTGTCTCATCAAGGCCAAACTCATGTAGAATATCCAAACAATTTATTTCATTATTTCTTAATTGATAATAGGCATTTTTAGGTTCTTTATGTGTTTCTTTATTTTCAATATAGTAACGCTCAAAAGTTTTCATTGCACCTTTTCCAAATAATGAAGATGAATCTCCACACCATAAATACCACATTAAATCTGTCGAAAAATCACCCGTTTTATTTCTATCGCTGAACCCTTTGAAAACATGTGTTTCAAAAAAGTCTAAGAGTTCCTTGCCCGCATAAGATTTATTATCAATTCGTAAGGATTTGAAATCTCCATTTTCATGCATTGGAATGCCACCATGAATAAGTAAATTATTATTGTAAACTAAATACATTCCACCGTTGTCCAATAAGAAGTTAATGTGTCGTCTTAACTTTTCACTACCTTGAAAAGAGTCTTTCAACTTTTCAAGTAACACTTCTTCCTCTTCAGTGAGCTCATTTGGGTTATCCCAAGTGACTGTTGGTGCATGAAAATTAGTCAATGAATAATCCTTCCCATCAATTCTGATTGTTTCTTCCTCAGGGTTAATCGCACTTAGCATATCACGATTTTTCATCTTAAAATCAGGGCGTCGATTGTATAACTGCCCTTCTAATTTGAGTTGTAAAATACTTGTCGCTTGCTGGATAATATTTAATATGGTGTGTTCTAAGTCAGATATTTCGCTCTCATCATTAATTTTTGGTTTGAATTTATCGATAGGCTCATAGTATTTATCCGCGTACTCAATGAGGGGTCTAAGGTTAATTCCATATGACTCTTCAATAATATCTAAATTATTGTAACGCGCAGATATTCGAACAACATTCATAATTGAAACGAGTGACCCTGCCATCGAGGCCATCCAAATAATGTCATGATTTCCCCATTGAATATCAATACTAGGTACAGCCATTAATCGATCGATAATCTTATCCGGTGCAGGCCCTCTATCGAAAATATCACCTACGACATGGAGATGATCAACAACTAAATGCTGAATCGTAATACAAAGTGAGCGAATTAATTGTTTTGCTTGCCCTAATTCAATAACTTTATTAATAATTGTATTATAATAATCTCTCTTATTAGAATCAGGATTTGCTTCGAAAAGTAGCTCTTCAATTATATAGCGATACTGAGTGTCTAAAGACTTTCTCACTTTTGAACGGGTGTATTTTGAGCTTGAAAATAGTGTTACTTCTAATAGTAAATGAATTTGTTTTTGATACCATTCAGTTATTTCTTTGTCATTCAGTCGATTTTCTTCCATTGTTATCTTGCCAGTAGGGTAATATATCAATACACTTAAATCATCTATATCAACATCATTACGGCCTGCAAAACAGTTAGATACTTTCTCTTTAATACTTCCTGAACCATTACGCATAACGTGATTGAACGCTACATACTCACCGTGTAAGTCACTCACAAAGTGTTCAGTTCCTTTAGGTAATTGCATAATAGCATCCAAATTAATAATTTCTGTTAAAACACTTTCTTTAGTTGGGAATTTCTCCTTTAAAAGTGCATAATACTTATTATTCATCCAAAATCACCCCTCTTATATATAATAGTACATTTTTAGTGAAAAGGCCTCATTTTTGCAATAAAAAATATTTATTATTTGGTATCATTCTTATTTTACTTTATATTATAAGTTTTTCAGTACAAAATTGAATAATATTTATGTTCATACAAAAAAGCACTTTAGTGGTTAACTAAAGTGCTAATCTATTAAATTTTGTTTATAATTTATCCGCAGCAGCTAAAGCAGAATCATAATCTGGCTCATCTGCTACTTCACTGACGATTTCTTTATATTGAACGACTCCATCTTTATCGACAACGAATACAGCACGAGTTGTGCGAGTGTTTCCGCCTAAATCAATATCTAAGCCATAGGCTTTACCAAACTCTCCATCAGCGTCAGTAAAAGTATCAACTTCTAAGTCGTTCTCTTTGTTCCACTCATTGAACTCATCAACAGTATTACGACCAAGAGTAATATATTTATAGCCTTTATCTGCTGTTTTTTCAGCAAAGTTCTTAGTTTGCAATTCACATGTACGAGTTAATACATCCGGTACGACACTTAAAATCGTTACATTACCACTAATAATATTAGCTAATTCTACTTTTTCGCCTTTGCTATTAGTAACTGTTGCGTTAGGTGCTTTCTCACCAACTGAGGGTTGAGTACCTTGAACTTCGATTGGATCGCCTTTAAATGTTACTTGCATGATATAACTCCCTTTCATATTTCAATTCTAAAGTTATTATATCGTTTACGGATCAAAGTTTCAAAGAATCTGATTACAGACTAAAGTAAGTCAGCAAAGTCAGTTTGTAGATTTTGAATATAACCCTCATCTATTTTTTCAATCGTTGTATTTTCAATAGCATCTTGAACTAATGCCTCGATATCTAAAGCTGTTTCGTAATCTTTGATTTTTTCAATTTTCGGCTTCGTATGTGGTGCACTTGGTGCAAATACTGTACAACAATCTTCATATGGTTCATTAGATACATCATACGTATCGATTCGCTCTGCTAAAGCTATAATTTCATTTTTGTCGGTTGCAATCAATGGTCTAAGTACCGGAGTTGTTGTAACCTCATTAATGACACGCATACTTTGAACTGTTTGTGATGCAACTTGTCCAAGTGATTCTCCATTAATAATTGCATCCGCATTGTTCTGTTCAATAAGTTGATCCATAATTCTTAACATAAAACGACGCATTACAGTCATCGATTCGCTATCTGGAATGTGCGCTTTAATCTCCTCTTGAATTTTAGCGAATGGTACATTATGGAATTTTATAGGCATTCCAAAATGCGCTAATTTTGCAGTTAATTTTTTAGCCTTTTCTAATGCTTGTGGGCTTGTATAAGGCGGACTGCTAAAGTGAACTGCTTCAATCTCCATTCCACGACGCATCATTAAATACCCTGCAATTGGAGAATCAAATCCTCCTGACAACATTAGCATTCCTCTTCCACTAGAACCATAAGGCATTCCTTGAAGTCCAGGATAAGATAACAAACTCAAATAAGCTTCGTCTTTAAGGTGAATACTCACTGTTAGTTTATAGGTTGGTTTATTCATCTTCACTTCTAAATTTTGATACGCTTCACCAATGACATCCCCTACTTCACGTTGAATCTCATAAGTATCCAACGCGAATTCCTTATCAGAGCGTTTTGCGACAACTTTAAATGATTCATTATCCTGAATATTCAATTCCTTAAACAATTCTAAAGCACGCTTTTTAATTGCATCCATATTTTTGGCAACTGGATAGACAGGTTCAAATCTTGCAATACCTGGTATATCTTTTAATACATCTATAATGTCTTCATAGCTTGCCTCATTCCAAATAACAAACATAAAATCACGATTAGGTAAAATCTTAATACGTTCAATATGTTTCGTTTTATGGCGAATTTGCTCAGCCATTTTTTGTTGAAACATTTTTCGGTTTTTTCCTTTAGTTGACAATTCACCATAGTGAATTTTGATTTGTTTTTCTTTCATTATATCTCCTCTTTAAGCATAAGTTTTAAATTGTTCAGTGACTTGTTGTAGTGTCTTGATTAGAAACTCAACTTCTTCATCGGTTGTTGTATTTGCCATACTTATTCTGATAGCTGATTTACTGATACTATCGGGTATTTTCATCGCTTTTAACGTTGCATGCTCTTTATGGGAACGACTAGCACAAGCACTCGTTGTGGAAACAAACACATTGTGTGCTTCTAATGCATGTAGCAATACTTCACCTGGTACTGGAGTTAACGCACCACATACTATATGTTCACTACCTGTTGCCTCAGAAAAAACATTCCAGCCAAGTTTTTTCATTTCATTAATCAGTTGAAGTCTGTAATTACCCAATTTCTCTTTTGTTTCGCTTTGAATTTCATCCATCTTTCGTAGAGCACGACTTGTTGCCACGATTCCCGGTAAGTTCTCAGTACTACTACGTCGACCAGTTTCTTGTCCCCCACCAAATAATAAGGGTTTAGTAGGTACTCGCTTGCGTTGCGCTAAAATCCCAACACCTCTTACCGAATGAAATTTGTGACTGGATAATGTAATCATATCAATTCTTGGTTCCCGTAATAAGTCAATTTGAGTTGTAACAGTTTGAACGCCATCCATATGCCAGATGACTTGAGGATATTTCTTTAATAATGAAGCAATTCCATCAATTGGTTGAATAGCCCCGACTTCATTGTTAACACCCATAATAGATACGAGTAGAACGTCATCACTGAGTAATTCTTCAAAGTGATTTAGCTCAATTTGTCCATTTGAATCAACGTTTATCAATTCAACTTGATACCCCATTGATTCTAACAACGGGATTTGTTTCATTGTAGCTGGATGTTCAATGGATGAGATTAACACTTTATTTCTTTTTGGATGAATATCTTTAATTGCTTTTAATATTGCTTGCATAACCCAGTTATTAACTTCAGTCCCGCTAGAAGCAAAGAAAATCTCATTACTTTGAAAACACAATATGTCAGCAATTTGTTGTCTAGCTGATGTCATTAAAGCCTTGGCTTCTTCTCCTAATTTGTGAGCACTCGAAGGGTTTCCAAAGTAACTTAATGATACTTTTTGAAATACATCAAGTATTTCTGAAAAGGGTTTTGTTGTTGCACTATTATCGAAATAATACATCTCATTTCTCCTTCTACAATTTATTTTATCAATTTTTTCTAAAAACAGCACCAAACATTATAACATAGCTTTGATTGGATGTCAGTGATTTTATCATATTTAACACACTACATAAAAATAACCTTTGAATTGTCACTTGACGACCAATTCAAAGGTTAAAACTTATTTTAAAATACTCGGTTTTGCTTTTCTTGTTGATACATACGTCTAACTTGAGTTGGACCATCACGATCAACACGGTATAAAGCTTTTTCAATGACATTTAGAGCTTCATCATATCTGAATTCATCGTAGAATAAGTATTCTGCATCATGAATGGCTTGATCCATCTCTGGATAGTCAAAGCGGAATCGATTACTATGTTGAATCATATATTCAGTAAGTGTAGCACTATCTACTGTCGTCTCAGTCAGATCTTCTAATTGACCAAGATGTTCAGTTAATTGTCTCTCTAACACTTCAATCTCGCTCATATCAATACGTACTCGGTTTAATTGTTTTGATAAGTTTTCAATCTCATCTGTTACTTTATAGAATATATCATAGTAATTCGAACTTAAACCTGGTAGATGTTGTTTCTCCAAGCGTCGTTTCATATTACGTAAATCTAATTCATAAGTATCTAAATTGCTTTTCGCTTCGCGTTCGCGTAGATTTAGTTGACCTAAATCTTTAACAATTTTTTGTTGCTTACTATCGTAATCATTAAGATTCTTTTCAATGCGGCTTAATTGTTCCGCTACTTGAGTAAACACTGCACCGTCTGTTTCAATTGATCCAGCCGTGTTAGTGAAGCGACCAAACTCTGCATTAATCTGATCAGTTAATTCACTAATCTGATCCACTTCGTTCTCATGCAAGATATAAC contains the following coding sequences:
- a CDS encoding redoxin domain-containing protein; amino-acid sequence: MQVTFKGDPIEVQGTQPSVGEKAPNATVTNSKGEKVELANIISGNVTILSVVPDVLTRTCELQTKNFAEKTADKGYKYITLGRNTVDEFNEWNKENDLEVDTFTDADGEFGKAYGLDIDLGGNTRTTRAVFVVDKDGVVQYKEIVSEVADEPDYDSALAAADKL
- a CDS encoding NAD-dependent protein deacylase, whose product is MKNIQKLQQQINESQRIVFFGGAGVSTESGIPDFRSAEGIFVQDTGYQYSPEEIISRSFFEQHPKVFFEFYFDKLIYPDAKPNSTHQFIADLESVGKEVNVITQNIDGLHQDAGSTKVHELHGTVRDNYCLNCHEHFTVEELERDSNGIPRCPYDSGIVRPNVVLYQEGLDEDVLNSAVKAIQKADMLIIGGTSLVVYPAAGLVNYFSGDNLVVINKTLIQANHQGVLTFEDTLSNVFNQLELDNV
- the thiI gene encoding tRNA 4-thiouridine(8) synthase ThiI, which codes for MKEKQIKIHYGELSTKGKNRKMFQQKMAEQIRHKTKHIERIKILPNRDFMFVIWNEASYEDIIDVLKDIPGIARFEPVYPVAKNMDAIKKRALELFKELNIQDNESFKVVAKRSDKEFALDTYEIQREVGDVIGEAYQNLEVKMNKPTYKLTVSIHLKDEAYLSLLSYPGLQGMPYGSSGRGMLMLSGGFDSPIAGYLMMRRGMEIEAVHFSSPPYTSPQALEKAKKLTAKLAHFGMPIKFHNVPFAKIQEEIKAHIPDSESMTVMRRFMLRIMDQLIEQNNADAIINGESLGQVASQTVQSMRVINEVTTTPVLRPLIATDKNEIIALAERIDTYDVSNEPYEDCCTVFAPSAPHTKPKIEKIKDYETALDIEALVQDAIENTTIEKIDEGYIQNLQTDFADLL
- a CDS encoding valine--tRNA ligase, with the translated sequence MSKKELSTKYQPQEVEAGKYEQWLEKGVFKPSEDPNAEPYSIVIPPPNVTGKLHLGHAWDVTLQDMIIRQKRMQGFDTLWLPGMDHAGIATQAKVEERLREQGVSRHDLGREKFLEKTWEWKEEYASHIREQWAKMGVSVDYSRERFTLDEGLNKAVNKVFVKLYEKDLIYRGEYIINWDPVAQTALSDIEVIHKDVQGAFYHVEYPVVGSDERVEIATTRPETMLGDTAIAVHPEDDRYQHLIGKTVMLPLMDREIPVVADEYVEREFGTGVVKITPAHDPNDFEVGNRHDLPRLNVMHKDGSINKNGGKYDGMDRFEARKAVVKDLEEQGYLVKIEEIVHSVGHSERSGAVVEPYLSTQWFVKMEPLAKQAIDKQSSETAVEFFPERFNSTFITWMENVHDWVISRQLWWGHQIPAWHHKETGEVYVGEEAPEDESNWERDPDVLDTWFSSALWPFSTMGWPEETPDLARYFPTNTLVTGYDILPFWVSRMIFQSLEFTGEKPFKNVLMHGLIRDSDGLKMSKSLGNGIDPMDVIEEHGVDALRWFLANGSAPGQDVRYIPEKVSAAWNFINKIWNASRYVLMNVGDMTIDEITIGDDMTLADHWILSRLQTVTETVTRLFDKFDFGEAGRVLYHFIWDDYCDWYIEMTKENLQDESTDNTTTKSILIYVLDQFLRLLHPIMPFVTEEIWQQIAPADESIVVSSYPVVQDKFMDKDSEEAMTKLIEIIRSVRQIRNEMNTPLSKAVDLYIKVSDDSTRKVLEENIAYIHRFCNPEKLEIGSEVTTPSEVVTQTLAFAQILMPLEGLIKIEDEIKRLEQEKAKLEKEVERLVKKLGNENFIKKAPEAVVKEEREKEADYNKQLAAVTERIEELNAL
- a CDS encoding fructose-1,6-bisphosphatase; this encodes MNNKYYALLKEKFPTKESVLTEIINLDAIMQLPKGTEHFVSDLHGEYVAFNHVMRNGSGSIKEKVSNCFAGRNDVDIDDLSVLIYYPTGKITMEENRLNDKEITEWYQKQIHLLLEVTLFSSSKYTRSKVRKSLDTQYRYIIEELLFEANPDSNKRDYYNTIINKVIELGQAKQLIRSLCITIQHLVVDHLHVVGDIFDRGPAPDKIIDRLMAVPSIDIQWGNHDIIWMASMAGSLVSIMNVVRISARYNNLDIIEESYGINLRPLIEYADKYYEPIDKFKPKINDESEISDLEHTILNIIQQATSILQLKLEGQLYNRRPDFKMKNRDMLSAINPEEETIRIDGKDYSLTNFHAPTVTWDNPNELTEEEEVLLEKLKDSFQGSEKLRRHINFLLDNGGMYLVYNNNLLIHGGIPMHENGDFKSLRIDNKSYAGKELLDFFETHVFKGFSDRNKTGDFSTDLMWYLWCGDSSSLFGKGAMKTFERYYIENKETHKEPKNAYYQLRNNEINCLDILHEFGLDETAHIINGHTPVKAKDGESPIKGNGRLIVIDGGFSKAYHSQTGIAGYTLLSNSWGMQLVAHQPFDSIDDAVMNKKDIVSVKRLVDRVENRTKVKETTVGERLQKEITDLEELFKNYERY
- a CDS encoding cysteine desulfurase, which produces MYYFDNSATTKPFSEILDVFQKVSLSYFGNPSSAHKLGEEAKALMTSARQQIADILCFQSNEIFFASSGTEVNNWVMQAILKAIKDIHPKRNKVLISSIEHPATMKQIPLLESMGYQVELINVDSNGQIELNHFEELLSDDVLLVSIMGVNNEVGAIQPIDGIASLLKKYPQVIWHMDGVQTVTTQIDLLREPRIDMITLSSHKFHSVRGVGILAQRKRVPTKPLLFGGGQETGRRSSTENLPGIVATSRALRKMDEIQSETKEKLGNYRLQLINEMKKLGWNVFSEATGSEHIVCGALTPVPGEVLLHALEAHNVFVSTTSACASRSHKEHATLKAMKIPDSISKSAIRISMANTTTDEEVEFLIKTLQQVTEQFKTYA